Genomic DNA from Pseudomonas sp. CCC3.1:
CCTCCATGGTTGGTTGTTTTGGTGGGAGGATTACTTGGATGGTTTGCGCCGATGCTCTAATAGAGAGAACAAGTACATACCGGCCAACATGGCCAATGCGAATATGATGATCTTTCCGTGCCCCGTAAGCAGAATAGCGACGGCAGGCCCAGGGCAGATCCCCGCAATTCCCCAACCTATACCGAACACCAGGCTGCCGCCAATCAAGCGGGCATCCAACTCCCTCTTCATCGGTAACTGGATGGGGGCACCTAGCAAGGACTGCTTGTTATTACGCGCCCAATTCAGTGGGATAACCGCCACTGCGATAGCCCCTCCCATCACCAGTGCGAGTGACGGATCCCAAGCCCCGGCCACATCAAGAAAAGCCAATACTTTTTCGGGGTTCGCCATGCCTGCCAAGAGAAGGCCAAGGCCGAAGATCAAGCCAGATAAAAATGCGGCCAACTTGATCAAGTTCATGCTCCCACCACGTGACGAATGACGTACACCGTTGCAAAGCCGGCGAACATAAAGCACATCGTTGCCGTGATGGATCGGGCTGACAGTCGAGAGATCCCACAAACTCCATGACCGCTAGTACAGCCAGAGCCGTAACGAGTTCCAACGCCTACGAGCAGCCCCGCAATAATCAGAGTGGGCCACTCAGCCCTAATCTCGATTTGCGGCAAAACGTTAAATGCTCCCCATAACAATGGCGCAAGCAACAGACCAAGAAGAAATAGCGCCTTTTCGCTCCAACCCTCACTGCCAAATTGCATCACGCTTCCAATCAAACCACTGATGCCTGCGATGCGACCATTTGCGAGAACGAACAAGCTCGCAGCCAACCCAATCAGGACGCCTCCGCCTAATGAAGCCCAAGGTGTGAAGTTGATCCAATCAATGCTCATCTTGCATCTCCTCCACGAGAGTGCTTGTAAATCGCTACGAGGCAGCAGGCAACATTCGTATCCGTAGGCTTAGGTCTAACCGCTCAGCTGCTTATTTTTCGCCGCAGATGAAGGCAGCGAAGTAACTATTTCGGTGCGACAAGTATCGAGTATTTCATCAGCGAGAGGAGAGTCATCCGGGCAAGCC
This window encodes:
- a CDS encoding DUF6691 family protein, yielding MIKLAAFLSGLIFGLGLLLAGMANPEKVLAFLDVAGAWDPSLALVMGGAIAVAVIPLNWARNNKQSLLGAPIQLPMKRELDARLIGGSLVFGIGWGIAGICPGPAVAILLTGHGKIIIFALAMLAGMYLFSLLEHRRKPSK
- a CDS encoding YeeE/YedE family protein codes for the protein MSIDWINFTPWASLGGGVLIGLAASLFVLANGRIAGISGLIGSVMQFGSEGWSEKALFLLGLLLAPLLWGAFNVLPQIEIRAEWPTLIIAGLLVGVGTRYGSGCTSGHGVCGISRLSARSITATMCFMFAGFATVYVIRHVVGA